The stretch of DNA tcttaacccTAATAGTCCTcagaagctgagcatggtggtatacaccttacTCTtagggctcaggaggcagaggcaggcagatctcagtaagGTCccagccagtcagggctataatACTGTccaaagtgaaaaaagaaaaagaaaaaggcctcaGAAGTTCTTAGCCTCCAGAAGGGCGTTGCTCATGACTCCCATGACCTCCCTGAAATGTACACATATTGGCAGGATTGTGGTCCCTTGTGAAATGCAGAATCTAAGTTTTCTCAATTCAGTCTCTGGCCCAAAGAGGTTAAGACACTTAGTCCTCCCTAGTCACCCCGGTAGGATCAGAATTTGAGCTGAAATCAGGCAGCATTCTGTGAATGGAGACGCTAAGGGACCGGAAGTCAGGACTCAGGGACCTGACCCCTTTGCCCACCTCCGTAGTGTCTGGGCTTGGCTGGCTGTTCATGTAACTATCAGAAATCCCTATCTCAGAGTCCCCTTTTGTCCCTTCTTGCCCCAGGCccctttctgcccctccccatcGCCACAACGGGCTCTTTATCACTAGGCCACTAGGGACTTCCAGCCGCTAGGCTCAGCCCCCTAGTTTCGGcaatgggggtggagtgggaacACCTGAGCTGAGGTAGAGtcgtatgcgtgtgtgtattggggggggggagagtagTTTTCTAGGCCGTTGCCTTGGTAATGCCACCTGAGCTGGGCGCCAGGCACCTGTTGTCTGGGAAACTGTAGGCGGGGCCTCTCCCCTAGGAGCTGCCGGGGTTATTGAACTGAGACTGGAGACAGATCAGATTCCAGAGAGTCCTgaaagggtgggggtggagaggggtACGATGATGGATAATGAGGGGATATTTTCCCCACAGAGTGAATCAGACAGGTGGCAAAGAGGGCGCAGGCTGAGGCTGAGAACTCATCGGCCCGTTTCTCTGTTCCAAGCCAATAAATTGGCTCCTCTCGTcccttttctgtgtgtcctgtctTCCCGGAATTCCTTTGACCCCGGGTTTCCACTTGGTCTTGGCACCCTACCCTAAACCTGAGggcccccatcccaccccctttTCACCACTGCTCTGGTTCTGTTACCCAATGGTAGCCTCTAGGTCCCTTGCCCGGCTCCTCCCCTACCTAGGCCTTAAAACCCCGCCTGCAACCAGCGCCCTCAGACGCCCCAGGTGACACCTCAcagttctgttttgagacaagcagTGTACCAGCCGAGAGGACTTCAACCGACAAAGGACGGGAGCAGCCAGCAGAGAGGACCGCGGCTGTTCTGAGTCCATGGCAGGTTTGGAGGGTCTCTGATGGGCCACAGGTCATCCTGATCCTGCTGAGCAAGACCTAAGGACGCCTTGGTATTCAGTGAGTATCAGATGTGCGAGGCCCGCCCATGTGAGGTCTGTCCTGGCCTGAGAGCGACAGATTCACCTCCTGAGCAGTGAGACCCACCCGAACTCGAACTCCACGCCCCCAACCCTGTCGAGTGCGTGATTCAGGCTGAGAGCTGAGAAAACCGGAGGAGCAGATGGCTtcaactggtcttgaactcctgggcaTGACCCTGGCAGTGCTAGGCTGGCTAGGGACCCTGGTGTCCTGTGCCCTACCACTGTGGAAGGTGACTGCCTTCATCGGCAACAGCATCGTTGTGGCCCAGGTGGTGTGGGAGGGGCTGTGGATGTCCTGTGTGGTCCAGAGCACTGGCCAGATGCAGTGCAAGGTGTACGACTCACTGCTGGCGCTGCCCCAGGACCTGCAGGCTGCCAGAGCCCTCTGTGTTGTTGCCCTCCTGCTGGCTTTGCTGGGCCTGCTGGTGGCCATCACGGGTGCCCAGTGCACCACGTGCGTGGAGGACGAAGGTGCCAAGGCCCGAATTGTGCTCACTGCAGGGGTCCTCCTTCTCCTCTCGGGCATCCTGGTGCTCATCCCTGTCTGCTGGACAGCCCATGCCATCATCCAGGATTTCTATAACCCACTGGTGGCTGAAGCCCTCAAGAGAGAGTTGGGGGCCTCCCTCTACCTGGGCTGGGCAGCGGCGGCACTGCTCATGCTGGGTGGAGGGCTCCTCTGCTGCACGTGTCCCCCGTCCCATTTCGAGCGGCCACGTGGACCCAGGCTGGGCTACTCCATCCCCTCCCGTTCGGGTGCTTCAGGACTGGATAAGAGGGACTACGTGTGAGGCTTCCCCCAGAAGCTGGAACGGGTAGCCTTATGCCCAGGCACTGGGCTGTGCCCTTGCATCTCTCATCAACTCATGCGCGGTTCACTTCTTTGTTTGGTTAAGACTTGGCTCTAGGAGAATCTCAGCTGGTCCGTCTTGAGCCAGCCCTTTGCAGTGGTTGCAACCTTGTGAATGCGCCAAAGCTACTGGGTACCCTGGCCCTTCCCTGACTCCCAGGGTATTGCTGTGGTTTCCTCTCCTGAACTGACTTAGTGTCTTCTCCTCTGTTGAGCTCTGCCTTACCCCAAGAACCTGGACCTCAGCTTCCTTGCCTTCAAAATAAGATGCGCACTGTGACCTAACAGCCCAACCGCTGCCTGAGTCCAAGCTGCTTGGTGCCCTACCCACTCCCCAACCTGAGCTGGGAATAAAAGCACATTGTAACTGCGCTTCCTCTGATCTGTGGAAAGGCATGGGGGTGCGGGGTGCTCCAGGTTCCAGCCAGCAAGCTTACTGGCTTAGAATATGGGGTCTGAGCCAGAAAAGCTTGGAATTGATTATGGAACTGCCACCTCCCTCTAGTTACGCTTGTACCAAATACCATGTGACATCAAAGGCACATTATAAAAACCATCTTTTATTTAGTAAAATGTGTGGGCAGGGAAATGTGCAAGGTTAGAGAAATGGGGGTGGAGGGTCCTGATCTGGGGAAGATCATGGTAACTTTGGTAAGGGGATGTAGGGGCCAAAGGTTGGAAGACTTGGAGTAGAAAATTCTTTGGTAACTTATCACCTGCCCTTCCAGGACTGGGGACTCTTGGAACAGGCCATCTTGGGGTTCACAAAGGCCAGATTCACAAGTGGTCTCAAAACAGGTTCCACAGAAGATGCCCGGAGTGAATAAAGACACAGACTAAAAGTGTTACCCCTCCTGATGCACGACCAAAATGCcaacagcagaggcaggcagagtctgGAATGgttgaggcaggaaaaccagaacctgtctcaaaaacagataGAGCCAACCCTAGCTCatcggtagagtgcttgcccccCAAACTTGTGGGGCCCCCAGGTTCAATATCCGctactgcaaaagaaaaacaagaaaaacaacccaaaactcCTAGGCATTGTTTCTTGATGGCTCAACTCAGGGTCCTAAGGTTCCCTGGCCAGTAGAGCCTCACTCCCCAGTAAGCATCAGACATAATTCTTGGTGGGGTATTCAGAGGGTCCCCGAATGGCCGAATGTGGGGCAGATGTAGAATAACGGGCCATGTAATGGCCAGGTCCCCGGGGCCCCCCAGAGGAGCAGGCACAGCACAGCAGCCCTCCACCCAGCAGCAAAAGGCCCGAGGCTGCCCAGCCCAGATAGAGGGAGGCCCCCAGCTCCCGCTTTTGAGCATCAGCTACCAAGGGGTTATAGAAGTCCTGGATGACGGAGTGGGCAGTCCAGGAGACAGGAATAAGGGTCAGGACACCGGAGATGACAAAGGTGATCCCGGAGATGAGCACCAGTCGAGACTTGGAATTCTTGTCTTCCACACAGGTAGTGCATTTGGCTCCAGCGAGGTAGACCAGCAGGCCAATCAGGACGACGAGGAGGGTGACGACACAGAGGGCTCTAGCAGCTTGTAGGTCCTGGGGCAGCGCCAGCAGCGAGTCGTACACCTTGCACTGCATCTGGCCAGTGCTCTGGACCACACAGGACATCCATAGCCCCTCCCACACCATCTGGGCCACAACGATGCTGTTGCCGATGAAGGCTGTCACCTTCCACATGGGTAGAGCACAAGACACCAGGGCGTTGACCCAGCCAAGCAGGGTCAGGACGATCCCCAAGATTTGCAGACCGGCAGAGGCCATGATGAGGTTGAGGGGCTGTGTAGCGTGGAAAGATGAAAATAGG from Microtus ochrogaster isolate Prairie Vole_2 chromosome 7, MicOch1.0, whole genome shotgun sequence encodes:
- the Cldn9 gene encoding claudin-9, coding for MASTGLELLGMTLAVLGWLGTLVSCALPLWKVTAFIGNSIVVAQVVWEGLWMSCVVQSTGQMQCKVYDSLLALPQDLQAARALCVVALLLALLGLLVAITGAQCTTCVEDEGAKARIVLTAGVLLLLSGILVLIPVCWTAHAIIQDFYNPLVAEALKRELGASLYLGWAAAALLMLGGGLLCCTCPPSHFERPRGPRLGYSIPSRSGASGLDKRDYV
- the Cldn6 gene encoding claudin-6: MASAGLQILGIVLTLLGWVNALVSCALPMWKVTAFIGNSIVVAQMVWEGLWMSCVVQSTGQMQCKVYDSLLALPQDLQAARALCVVTLLVVLIGLLVYLAGAKCTTCVEDKNSKSRLVLISGITFVISGVLTLIPVSWTAHSVIQDFYNPLVADAQKRELGASLYLGWAASGLLLLGGGLLCCACSSGGPRGPGHYMARYSTSAPHSAIRGPSEYPTKNYV